From Methylobacterium radiodurans, a single genomic window includes:
- a CDS encoding NAD(P)-dependent oxidoreductase — protein sequence MAHLLVIGASRGIGLETVRAALAAGHRVRAFARSASRIDLPGPNLERFPGDALNGCDIGAALDGIDAVVQALGVPVRDLIGPVRLFSEATGILVPAMEKTGVRRLIAVTGFGAGDSRDVIGPLQRLPFRLVFGRAYDDKDAQEIRIRRSRLDWTLVRPGVLTGGAATGCYRVLDDPASWRNGLIARADVAHFLVAQVADAGRIGKAVVLIDRALPL from the coding sequence ATGGCTCACCTACTCGTCATCGGGGCTAGCCGGGGCATCGGCCTGGAGACCGTCCGCGCAGCCCTGGCCGCAGGGCATCGGGTGCGGGCCTTCGCCCGCTCGGCGAGCCGTATCGATCTGCCCGGCCCAAACCTGGAGCGCTTTCCGGGTGATGCCCTGAACGGGTGCGACATCGGGGCGGCGCTCGACGGGATCGACGCCGTGGTGCAGGCGCTCGGCGTGCCCGTGCGCGACCTCATCGGCCCGGTCCGCCTCTTCTCGGAAGCGACGGGTATCCTCGTCCCTGCCATGGAGAAGACCGGCGTCCGCCGGCTGATCGCGGTCACCGGCTTCGGTGCGGGCGACAGCCGCGACGTCATCGGCCCGCTGCAGCGCCTGCCGTTCCGGTTGGTGTTCGGGCGCGCCTACGACGACAAGGACGCCCAGGAGATCCGTATTCGCCGCAGCCGCCTGGATTGGACGCTTGTCCGCCCCGGCGTGCTGACCGGAGGGGCGGCGACCGGCTGCTACCGCGTCCTCGATGATCCCGCCTCGTGGCGCAACGGGCTGATCGCGCGGGCGGACGTGGCACACTTCCTCGTCGCGCAGGTCGCGGATGCTGGCCGGATCGGCAAGGCCGTCGTCCTGATCGACCGTGCCCTCCCGCTCTGA
- a CDS encoding threonine aldolase family protein, with protein MTSDAQQFASDNYSGICPEAWAAMAAANAGHAPAYGEDAWTARAADAFRTLFETPCEVFFAFNGTAANALALAALCQSYHSVICADAAHVETDECGAPEFFSNGSKLLTARTEGGKLAPDAIRALARRTDIHFPKPRVVTVTQPTETGQVYTLDELRAISATCRDLGLKLHMDGARFANACAALQCSPAEMTWRAGVDVLCFGGTKNGMHAGEAVVFFDPALAEDFGYRCKQAGQLASKMRFLSAPWVGMLEGDAWLRNARHGNACARRFADAVADLPGLRLLFPVEANAVFLAMAPEAMERLRALGWRFYTFIGGGARFMFAWDADPDRIDALIRDVRAVAG; from the coding sequence ATGACCAGCGACGCGCAGCAATTCGCCAGCGACAACTATTCGGGCATCTGTCCCGAGGCCTGGGCCGCCATGGCCGCCGCCAATGCGGGCCACGCGCCGGCCTACGGCGAGGATGCCTGGACGGCGCGCGCCGCGGACGCCTTCCGGACTCTGTTCGAGACTCCCTGCGAGGTGTTCTTCGCCTTCAACGGCACCGCCGCCAACGCGCTCGCGCTCGCCGCCCTGTGCCAATCCTACCACAGCGTGATCTGCGCCGACGCCGCCCATGTCGAGACGGACGAGTGCGGCGCGCCGGAATTCTTCTCCAACGGCTCGAAGCTGCTGACCGCCAGGACGGAGGGCGGCAAGCTCGCGCCGGACGCGATCCGGGCGCTCGCCCGCCGCACCGACATCCATTTCCCGAAGCCGCGGGTCGTCACCGTGACCCAGCCGACGGAGACGGGGCAGGTCTATACCCTCGACGAGTTGCGGGCGATCTCCGCGACCTGCCGGGATCTCGGGCTGAAGCTCCACATGGACGGCGCCCGTTTCGCCAATGCCTGCGCGGCGCTGCAGTGCAGCCCGGCCGAGATGACGTGGCGGGCGGGTGTCGACGTGCTCTGCTTCGGCGGCACCAAGAACGGCATGCACGCGGGCGAGGCGGTGGTGTTCTTCGATCCCGCCTTGGCTGAGGATTTCGGCTACCGCTGCAAGCAGGCGGGCCAGCTCGCCTCGAAGATGCGCTTCCTCTCGGCCCCGTGGGTGGGGATGCTGGAGGGTGACGCGTGGCTGCGCAACGCCCGACACGGCAACGCCTGCGCCCGCCGCTTCGCCGACGCCGTCGCGGACCTGCCCGGCCTGCGCCTCCTCTTCCCCGTCGAGGCCAACGCCGTGTTCCTGGCGATGGCACCCGAGGCGATGGAGCGCCTGCGCGCGCTCGGCTGGCGCTTCTACACCTTCATCGGCGGGGGCGCCCGCTTCATGTTCGCCTGGGACGCCGACCCGGACCGGATCGACGCGCTGATCCGCGACGTGCGGGCGGTGGCCGGATAG
- a CDS encoding DUF262 domain-containing protein translates to MHISNSNYSVAEILGMLDRRELVVNSGYQRGSGIWPEGPSSYFIDTILGGFPFPKIYLYEYMDRATRTPRKEIVDGQQRIGTIQRFVNNDFAIRGESPYAGSRFDDLDPEVQDSFLAYTMSADVIRNARPAEILQMFRRMNAYTLPLNAAEKRHSSYQGAFKWTVNSITDHLNDFFQEYGVFTARQIVRMSDAELISDCILSIENGVVSTSEKDLAALYHRYDHEYPNSDEHRHFIISAAEYIIADFANLRGTHMMKPYALHSLLTALIHARYGIPAIARQMDVQPIGMFAVNPRGAAEGLLALAQAHEAKEVDGPYGQYVWGATAGTNRVNRRLARVSAILRALGLNVGQHVDAELA, encoded by the coding sequence ATGCACATTTCGAATAGTAATTACAGTGTCGCAGAAATATTGGGAATGCTAGATCGCCGTGAATTGGTGGTCAATTCTGGCTATCAACGCGGATCAGGGATATGGCCGGAGGGACCTAGCAGTTATTTCATTGATACGATCCTGGGAGGATTCCCATTTCCAAAAATATACTTGTATGAATACATGGACCGCGCGACTAGAACTCCAAGAAAAGAAATAGTGGATGGGCAGCAACGGATCGGCACCATACAAAGGTTTGTGAACAACGACTTTGCCATTCGCGGAGAATCACCTTACGCGGGTTCAAGGTTCGATGACTTAGATCCGGAAGTGCAAGATTCGTTTCTGGCGTATACAATGTCGGCGGATGTGATCAGAAATGCACGACCGGCAGAAATATTGCAGATGTTTCGGAGAATGAATGCTTATACGCTTCCTCTGAATGCTGCGGAAAAGAGGCATTCGAGCTACCAGGGCGCATTCAAATGGACAGTTAATAGCATAACTGATCATTTGAATGATTTTTTTCAAGAGTATGGTGTCTTCACAGCGCGGCAGATCGTTCGCATGAGTGACGCGGAATTGATATCTGACTGTATTCTTTCTATCGAAAATGGTGTCGTCAGTACGAGCGAAAAAGACCTCGCAGCGCTGTATCATCGGTACGATCATGAATACCCCAATTCAGACGAACATCGTCATTTTATAATTTCGGCTGCGGAATACATAATTGCCGATTTTGCCAATCTTCGCGGCACGCACATGATGAAGCCATATGCGCTGCATTCATTGCTCACCGCGTTGATCCATGCCCGGTACGGTATTCCTGCGATAGCTCGCCAGATGGATGTTCAGCCTATAGGAATGTTTGCAGTTAATCCCAGAGGTGCTGCAGAAGGACTTCTTGCTCTTGCCCAGGCGCATGAAGCAAAAGAAGTCGATGGTCCGTATGGACAATATGTTTGGGGGGCAACCGCAGGTACCAATCGCGTCAACCGCCGTTTGGCGCGCGTATCTGCAATACTCCGTGCGCTTGGTCTGAATGTCGGGCAGCACGTTGATGCCGAACTCGCTTGA
- a CDS encoding FAD-binding domain-containing protein codes for MPEGDAVPNLPVLTRSAGLDALAAFLAGRGAAYAADRNTDPGSEPTTSALSPYLRRRLLTEEEVVRAALDALGERGSEAFIAEVFWRTYFKGHLETHPEAWSRYRVGLADARARLAAEPGLRRTYDRAVEGRTGIDGFDSWAGQLVEAGWLHNHVRMWFASIWIFTLRLPWELGADHFLRHLLDGDPASNTLSWRWVAGLHTRGKHYLARRENIRRYTQGRHEPAGLDEEAGPLEETIPPREVPLSRADAPPDGPVALLMHLDDLHPESLPLGRAEVVRVWGLLAHADGAMERVRAADAAAMADGLGRAAAHFGCPAEPAPAGWTEDVPVVAAWAPVGPSADVLPSRCQRVRRPWDERAWPLSTRGFFRLKRAIPDLTGA; via the coding sequence GTGCCCGAGGGTGACGCCGTGCCGAACCTGCCCGTCCTGACCCGCTCTGCGGGACTCGATGCCCTGGCCGCCTTCCTCGCCGGCCGGGGAGCGGCCTACGCCGCGGACCGGAACACGGATCCCGGGTCCGAGCCGACCACCTCGGCGCTGTCCCCTTATCTGCGCCGCCGCCTGCTGACGGAGGAGGAGGTCGTCCGCGCCGCCCTGGATGCCCTCGGCGAGCGGGGTTCGGAGGCGTTCATCGCGGAGGTCTTCTGGCGGACCTACTTCAAGGGCCACCTCGAAACCCACCCGGAGGCCTGGAGCCGCTACCGCGTCGGGCTGGCGGATGCGCGGGCTCGCCTCGCGGCCGAGCCCGGCCTGCGCCGGACCTACGACCGTGCCGTCGAGGGGCGCACCGGAATCGACGGCTTCGACAGCTGGGCCGGCCAGCTCGTCGAGGCGGGCTGGCTGCACAACCACGTTCGGATGTGGTTCGCCTCGATCTGGATCTTCACGCTCCGCCTGCCCTGGGAACTCGGTGCCGATCACTTCCTGCGGCACCTGCTCGACGGCGACCCGGCGAGCAACACCCTGTCCTGGCGCTGGGTGGCCGGCCTGCACACCCGGGGCAAGCACTACCTGGCGCGGCGCGAGAACATCCGGCGTTATACGCAGGGCCGCCACGAGCCGGCCGGCCTCGACGAGGAGGCCGGGCCGCTGGAGGAGACGATCCCTCCACGCGAGGTGCCGCTGTCCCGCGCTGACGCGCCGCCGGACGGGCCAGTCGCCCTGCTCATGCACCTCGACGACCTGCATCCCGAGAGCCTGCCGCTGGGCCGGGCCGAGGTTGTCCGCGTCTGGGGCCTCCTCGCCCATGCCGATGGCGCGATGGAGCGGGTCCGGGCGGCCGACGCCGCCGCGATGGCGGACGGGCTCGGCCGGGCCGCCGCGCATTTCGGCTGCCCGGCCGAGCCGGCCCCGGCGGGCTGGACGGAGGACGTGCCGGTGGTCGCGGCCTGGGCCCCGGTCGGCCCCTCCGCCGACGTCCTGCCGAGCCGATGCCAACGCGTGCGCCGGCCTTGGGACGAGCGGGCATGGCCCCTCTCGACCCGTGGCTTCTTCCGCCTGAAACGCGCGATCCCCGACCTGACGGGGGCCTGA
- a CDS encoding SOUL family heme-binding protein, producing MDRFLYYLVTVVESVLGIFGIRGLYEQPAYTVVQRHDRGVEIRAYAPRLAVETDARGQGDGEAFGRLFRYITGANRAGSRIAMTAPVETGGQRIAMTVPVEQGAGGTMRFFLPRAVAEAAPEPTEAGVRLVAVPAERIAALRFSGRVTPEVRDEQERILTWVLAAAGLRASQSPMFMGYDPPFALPFLRRNEVAVRLDRS from the coding sequence ATGGACAGGTTCCTCTACTACCTCGTGACCGTGGTCGAATCCGTCCTCGGGATCTTCGGCATCCGAGGGCTCTACGAGCAGCCCGCCTATACGGTCGTCCAGCGCCACGACCGCGGCGTCGAGATCCGCGCCTACGCGCCGCGGCTCGCGGTCGAGACCGACGCGCGCGGCCAGGGTGACGGCGAGGCCTTCGGCCGGCTGTTCCGCTACATCACCGGCGCGAACCGCGCCGGGAGCCGCATCGCCATGACAGCGCCCGTGGAGACGGGCGGCCAGCGGATCGCCATGACCGTGCCTGTCGAGCAGGGTGCGGGCGGCACGATGCGTTTCTTCCTGCCGCGCGCCGTGGCCGAGGCGGCGCCCGAGCCGACCGAGGCCGGCGTCCGCCTTGTCGCGGTGCCGGCCGAGCGCATCGCGGCGCTCCGCTTCTCAGGCCGCGTCACGCCCGAGGTCCGGGACGAGCAGGAGCGCATCCTGACCTGGGTGCTCGCCGCGGCGGGCCTGCGGGCAAGCCAGAGCCCGATGTTCATGGGCTACGATCCGCCCTTCGCGCTCCCGTTCCTGCGCCGGAACGAGGTGGCGGTGCGCCTGGACCGTTCCTGA
- a CDS encoding glycosyltransferase family 4 protein produces MTPLSTRPVAVDITRLVTRLRHASPSGIDRVDLAYARHLLAQDGERLGLVTTALGPRVLDRKEAAAIVEAVAAGWAENGTAETDPVYRTLAARIGGTAAPEPTRPRAADVRARRLIQMRAARTILGGKPARALPPGTLYVHTSHLRLDRPERFDWLYDRRDVRAAFFVHDLIPLTHPEYGRPGEAGRHAERLRTIGRHAAAILANSRDTAERTCAHLRGTGFTPPPVAVGHLGVEPAFGRDGPSVAIDRPTFLVCGTIEPRKNHLLLLHLWRALAERLGERTPRLVLIGRRGWEAENIVDLLDRCAVIRPHVVEVSGLSTHGLAALMRGATALLMPSFTEGYGIPIVEAAASGLPVLASGIPVHREIGAGFCDFIDPLDGTGWMRAIEALAEPGSAARAALATRLDGYRAPGWPDHFAAVSPLLDSL; encoded by the coding sequence ATGACGCCCCTCTCAACGCGCCCCGTCGCCGTCGACATCACCCGCCTCGTGACGCGGCTGCGGCACGCGAGCCCCTCGGGAATCGATCGGGTCGATCTGGCCTATGCCCGCCACCTGCTCGCGCAGGACGGGGAGCGCCTCGGCCTCGTGACGACAGCCCTCGGCCCGCGCGTGCTCGACAGGAAGGAGGCCGCCGCCATCGTCGAGGCGGTCGCGGCGGGCTGGGCGGAGAACGGGACGGCCGAGACCGATCCGGTCTACCGCACACTCGCCGCGCGGATCGGCGGCACGGCGGCCCCGGAGCCAACACGCCCACGCGCCGCGGATGTGCGAGCGCGCCGGCTGATCCAGATGCGGGCCGCGCGCACGATCCTCGGGGGCAAGCCCGCGCGCGCGTTGCCGCCGGGGACCCTCTACGTTCACACCTCGCACCTGCGCCTCGACCGGCCGGAGCGGTTCGATTGGCTCTACGACCGCCGCGACGTGCGCGCCGCCTTCTTCGTACACGACCTCATCCCCCTCACCCACCCGGAATACGGGAGGCCCGGGGAGGCTGGGCGGCACGCCGAGCGGCTGCGCACGATCGGCCGGCATGCCGCCGCGATCCTGGCGAACTCCCGGGACACGGCCGAGCGCACCTGCGCCCATCTGCGCGGGACGGGCTTCACCCCGCCGCCGGTGGCGGTCGGCCATCTCGGCGTCGAGCCGGCCTTCGGACGGGACGGGCCTTCGGTCGCGATCGACCGCCCCACCTTCCTGGTCTGCGGCACGATCGAGCCGCGCAAGAACCACCTGCTGCTGCTGCACCTGTGGCGTGCGCTCGCAGAGCGGCTGGGCGAGCGCACGCCGCGTCTGGTCCTCATCGGGCGGCGCGGCTGGGAGGCGGAGAACATTGTCGATCTGCTCGACCGCTGCGCTGTGATCCGGCCGCACGTGGTCGAGGTCTCGGGTCTCTCGACGCACGGGCTCGCCGCCCTGATGCGGGGCGCGACCGCGCTCCTGATGCCCTCCTTCACCGAGGGCTACGGCATCCCGATCGTGGAGGCGGCGGCCTCCGGCCTGCCGGTGCTGGCCTCCGGCATCCCGGTCCACCGCGAGATCGGCGCCGGCTTCTGCGACTTCATCGATCCGCTCGACGGAACGGGCTGGATGCGGGCGATCGAGGCGCTGGCCGAGCCCGGCTCGGCGGCGCGGGCCGCGCTCGCCACCCGTCTAGACGGCTACCGGGCGCCGGGCTGGCCGGACCATTTCGCGGCCGTGTCGCCGCTGCTCGATTCGCTGTGA
- a CDS encoding tyrosine-type recombinase/integrase, which translates to MFDLVLKRIAKSGRPPQGQHLAFGTYCALWAGPDAEALFAPVRRNQVVRNIDRLLPWSAYDGRAISLRQRKGKRHVYVPVTRALKAALDAAPRRGVMILLAPDGAPWPKRSFHEVWSDTHKAAGIVDDLHFHDLRGTAVTMLAEAGCSVPEIATITGHSQAHAQKILDRYLARTLAESAIAKLDEHHRNRNTYDS; encoded by the coding sequence GTGTTCGACTTGGTGTTGAAGCGGATCGCGAAGTCAGGTCGGCCGCCTCAAGGCCAGCATCTAGCCTTCGGGACGTACTGCGCCCTCTGGGCGGGGCCCGACGCGGAGGCGCTGTTCGCCCCCGTCCGGCGCAACCAAGTGGTGCGCAACATCGACCGCCTTCTTCCCTGGAGCGCCTACGACGGCCGCGCGATCTCGCTGCGGCAACGCAAGGGCAAGCGGCACGTCTACGTGCCGGTGACGCGGGCGCTGAAGGCCGCGCTGGACGCGGCGCCCCGCCGGGGCGTGATGATCCTGCTGGCGCCGGACGGCGCGCCGTGGCCGAAGCGGAGCTTTCACGAGGTCTGGTCCGACACGCACAAGGCGGCCGGCATCGTGGACGACCTGCACTTCCACGACCTGCGCGGTACGGCGGTGACGATGCTAGCCGAGGCCGGCTGCTCCGTGCCCGAGATCGCGACGATCACCGGCCACTCGCAGGCACACGCGCAGAAGATCCTCGACCGCTATCTCGCCCGCACCCTCGCCGAATCGGCGATCGCGAAGCTGGACGAACACCACCGGAACCGCAACACCTATGATTCTTGA
- a CDS encoding lipoprotein: protein MLPTRALTLLAAIGLALTVSACGRRGALEAPVASAAPATGPSGGATASPRQLPGSIGLGGGSATPDPDAVQAGDELSLSAVPAGGSEAPIETSRGAKRGYRVPKTPFILDPLL, encoded by the coding sequence ATGCTGCCGACCCGTGCCCTGACGCTCCTCGCCGCGATCGGCCTCGCGCTCACGGTCTCGGCCTGCGGCCGGCGCGGGGCGCTGGAGGCACCGGTCGCGAGCGCGGCCCCTGCCACCGGTCCGTCCGGCGGAGCGACCGCGAGCCCCCGGCAGCTGCCGGGCAGCATCGGCCTGGGCGGCGGCTCCGCGACGCCCGATCCCGACGCGGTGCAGGCCGGCGACGAGCTCAGCCTCTCGGCCGTGCCGGCGGGCGGCAGCGAGGCGCCGATCGAGACGAGCCGCGGCGCCAAGCGCGGCTACCGGGTGCCAAAAACCCCCTTCATCCTCGACCCTCTCCTGTAA
- the lysA gene encoding diaminopimelate decarboxylase, with the protein MHHFHYRDGRLHAEAVDLTPLADEIGTPFYCYSSATLERHYRVFAEAFAGDDALVCFAMKANSNQAVLRTLARLGAGMDIVSEGELRRALAAGVLPERIVFSGVGKTRAEMAAALKAGILCFNVESEPELAALSEVAQSLGARAPVSIRVNPDVDAGTHAKISTGKYENKFGIPITRAPAVYAEAAGMPGLAVHGVDMHIGSQITDLAPFASAAGLLCGLARDLIAAGHPLQHIDFGGGLGIPYRDDNAPPPDPAALAATLRPHFRPLALRPVFEIGRMIAGNAGILVTRVIYVKHSEGRTFVIVDAAMNDLIRPTLYEAFHALRPVIEPAPDGPRIVADVVGPVCETGDYLALNREMPEVKPGDLIAVMTAGAYGAVQAGTYNSRLLVPEVLVRDSDAAIVRPRQTYEELIGLDRVPDWLA; encoded by the coding sequence ATGCACCATTTCCACTATCGCGACGGCCGCCTTCACGCCGAGGCCGTCGACCTGACGCCGCTCGCCGACGAGATCGGCACGCCATTCTACTGCTACAGCAGCGCCACGCTGGAGCGGCACTACCGGGTCTTCGCCGAGGCCTTCGCGGGCGACGACGCGCTCGTCTGCTTCGCCATGAAGGCGAATTCCAACCAGGCCGTGCTGCGGACGCTCGCGCGACTCGGCGCCGGCATGGACATCGTCTCGGAGGGCGAGCTGCGCCGGGCACTCGCGGCGGGCGTTCTGCCTGAGCGGATCGTGTTCTCGGGCGTCGGCAAGACCCGCGCCGAGATGGCGGCCGCGCTGAAGGCCGGCATCCTCTGCTTCAACGTCGAGAGCGAGCCAGAACTCGCCGCCCTCTCGGAGGTGGCGCAGAGCCTGGGCGCGCGGGCGCCGGTCTCGATCCGCGTCAACCCGGACGTCGATGCCGGGACGCACGCCAAGATCTCGACCGGCAAGTACGAGAACAAGTTCGGCATCCCGATCACGCGGGCGCCCGCCGTCTACGCCGAGGCCGCCGGGATGCCGGGCCTCGCGGTCCACGGCGTCGACATGCATATCGGCAGCCAGATCACGGATCTGGCGCCCTTCGCGAGCGCCGCCGGTCTCCTCTGCGGGCTCGCCCGCGACCTCATCGCGGCCGGGCACCCGCTCCAGCACATCGATTTCGGCGGCGGGCTCGGCATCCCCTACCGGGACGACAACGCACCACCGCCGGACCCGGCCGCGCTCGCGGCGACGCTCCGCCCGCATTTCCGCCCGCTGGCGCTGCGCCCGGTCTTCGAGATCGGCCGGATGATCGCCGGCAATGCCGGCATCCTGGTCACGCGGGTGATCTACGTGAAGCACAGCGAAGGGCGGACCTTCGTCATCGTGGACGCGGCGATGAACGACCTGATCCGCCCGACGCTCTACGAAGCCTTCCACGCGCTGCGCCCGGTGATCGAGCCGGCGCCGGACGGGCCCCGTATCGTCGCAGACGTGGTCGGGCCCGTCTGCGAGACCGGCGACTACCTCGCGCTCAACCGCGAGATGCCGGAGGTCAAGCCGGGCGACCTGATTGCCGTGATGACGGCGGGCGCCTACGGCGCGGTCCAGGCCGGCACCTACAATAGCCGCCTCCTCGTGCCGGAGGTGCTGGTGCGGGACTCCGACGCCGCGATCGTGCGCCCGCGCCAAACCTACGAGGAGTTGATCGGCCTCGACCGCGTACCGGACTGGCTCGCCTGA
- a CDS encoding alpha/beta hydrolase yields the protein MLDGLSLDPGLAGRLSFRPRLPDQAPLPPGRHDLGLFPERDAVLVVPEGVDARAPTPLVVLFHGGGGSAERILPMLEAHARARGFLLLVPQSLFPTWDLVIAGNGPDRERLDAALAFVAARFLIDPEHLAFAGHSDGGSYAMSMGLTNGDLASHVIVSSAGFLTVQMQVGAPRLFLSHGTQDTQIPIDRSARVHARRLREAGYDLIYVEYDGPHAWSPDVVARAVSFFLDAPASVGAEARTD from the coding sequence ATGCTCGACGGCCTGTCCCTCGATCCCGGCCTTGCCGGGCGCCTGAGCTTCCGTCCCCGCCTGCCCGATCAGGCGCCGCTGCCGCCCGGCCGGCACGATCTCGGCCTGTTTCCCGAGCGCGACGCGGTGCTCGTGGTGCCGGAGGGGGTCGATGCCAGGGCCCCCACGCCCCTCGTGGTCCTCTTCCACGGCGGCGGCGGCAGCGCCGAGCGCATCCTGCCGATGCTGGAGGCCCACGCCCGGGCCCGCGGCTTCCTGCTGCTCGTGCCCCAGTCGCTGTTCCCGACCTGGGACCTCGTGATCGCGGGCAACGGCCCCGACCGCGAGCGGCTCGACGCGGCCCTGGCCTTCGTCGCCGCGCGCTTCCTGATCGACCCGGAGCATCTCGCCTTCGCGGGCCATTCGGACGGGGGCAGCTACGCGATGTCGATGGGGCTCACCAACGGCGATCTCGCGAGCCATGTCATCGTCTCGTCGGCGGGCTTCCTGACGGTGCAGATGCAGGTCGGCGCGCCGCGCCTGTTCCTCTCGCACGGGACCCAGGACACGCAGATCCCGATCGACCGCAGCGCCCGGGTCCATGCCCGCCGGCTGCGCGAGGCGGGCTACGACCTGATCTACGTGGAGTACGACGGACCGCACGCCTGGAGCCCGGATGTGGTGGCCCGCGCCGTGTCGTTCTTCCTCGACGCGCCCGCATCCGTGGGGGCCGAAGCTCGGACGGATTGA
- the rpsU gene encoding 30S ribosomal protein S21 — MQVLVRDNNVDQALRVLKKKMQREGIFREMKQRKAYEKPSVRKAREKAEAVRRARKQARKTAIREGLIAAPKPKPRFPARGGRPGGFSASPAQPQQNAAAPAIAS; from the coding sequence TTGCAGGTACTCGTTCGCGACAACAACGTCGATCAGGCGCTCCGCGTCCTCAAGAAGAAGATGCAGCGCGAGGGCATCTTCCGCGAGATGAAGCAGCGCAAGGCCTACGAGAAGCCGTCCGTGCGCAAGGCGCGCGAGAAGGCTGAAGCCGTCCGCCGCGCCCGCAAGCAGGCCCGCAAGACCGCGATCCGCGAGGGGCTGATCGCCGCCCCGAAGCCGAAGCCCCGTTTCCCGGCCCGCGGCGGTCGTCCCGGCGGTTTCTCGGCGAGCCCCGCCCAGCCGCAGCAGAACGCGGCCGCCCCGGCCATCGCGTCGTAA